One Oceanicoccus sagamiensis genomic region harbors:
- a CDS encoding SxtJ family membrane protein, whose protein sequence is MATKLSQRKQLRLFGVILSAVMVFWLTVYGFSQQLSLNSLWPGYCIASILFAIAIINPPWLSQPYRYWLKGAHGLNRLITATTLGICFFCIITPTAFIKRAFGNDAMFKPSHLPNSYRQNSEVITPSDMEHPF, encoded by the coding sequence ATGGCGACCAAACTATCCCAGAGAAAGCAGCTTCGATTATTCGGCGTAATACTGTCCGCGGTAATGGTTTTTTGGCTAACGGTTTATGGGTTTAGCCAACAACTTAGCCTGAATAGTTTATGGCCTGGCTACTGTATTGCCTCAATTTTATTTGCCATTGCTATTATAAACCCACCCTGGTTGAGCCAGCCTTATAGATACTGGCTCAAAGGGGCGCATGGTTTAAATCGGCTAATCACCGCCACAACGCTGGGTATTTGTTTTTTCTGTATTATTACACCGACCGCTTTTATCAAGCGCGCCTTTGGCAATGATGCTATGTTTAAACCCAGCCATCTGCCTAATAGTTATCGCCAAAACAGTGAGGTGATAACCCCCAGTGATATGGAGCATCCGTTTTAG
- a CDS encoding phosphoglycolate phosphatase — translation MLNSLQPQAVLFDLDGTLVDSVPDLACAVDTAFTGLGFAAPGEDRVRGWVGNGALTLIERALADLLATDTVDPQLLQQAHQQFLFHYAVVNGKASRLYPGVADTLEHLQQQNIPMAVVTNKPIEFVPGLLSGLGIGQYFNVLVGGECTHEKKPSPQPLFYACRLLQVEPSMCLMVGDSKHDIKAAKAAGMSVVAVDYGYNHGEAIALSEPDLIVDCFSAVLSLIAA, via the coding sequence TTGTTAAATAGTCTTCAACCTCAAGCCGTCCTGTTTGATTTGGACGGCACTCTGGTGGACAGTGTTCCCGATCTTGCCTGCGCTGTTGATACTGCATTCACTGGGCTAGGCTTTGCTGCCCCGGGAGAAGATCGCGTGCGAGGCTGGGTCGGCAATGGCGCGCTGACATTGATCGAGCGGGCATTGGCTGATTTATTGGCGACAGATACGGTTGATCCGCAACTATTACAACAAGCCCACCAGCAATTTCTTTTTCATTATGCGGTAGTTAACGGCAAGGCCAGTCGGCTTTATCCGGGTGTTGCTGATACGCTGGAACACTTACAGCAACAAAATATCCCCATGGCTGTGGTAACCAATAAACCGATTGAGTTTGTGCCGGGTTTATTATCTGGTTTGGGGATTGGTCAATATTTTAACGTGCTTGTGGGGGGGGAATGCACCCATGAAAAAAAGCCCTCACCGCAGCCATTGTTTTATGCTTGCCGCTTGCTGCAAGTGGAGCCCTCGATGTGTTTAATGGTGGGAGATTCCAAGCATGATATTAAGGCCGCCAAAGCTGCCGGTATGTCAGTGGTGGCCGTTGATTATGGCTATAACCATGGCGAAGCGATTGCCTTATCTGAGCCAGATTTAATTGTGGATTGTTTTTCTGCGGTGCTATCGCTTATTGCTGCATAG
- a CDS encoding DUF3530 family protein: protein MRTLFIGFSALLISLPLWAQEPTPEAAAPPPPPVTAAAGTETLLDQQVADNEKVWLPVAGSSQLAFYLNETSGKAHGGVILLPKTGQHPATKGSDINAFRIALSDNHWHTLALNSSEADKEQALAFITAGVNYLNQQGVYNIAILGEGTGAAYALHYAASISNVNRPRGQFAPIRAVVMINAENKLAGDDAKTLEQFTQIRMPILDAYSNSDYQKQRLADQRKRAARKKMNRLYQQIRLPQASGVQQNEDNRITKRIRGWLDKNVAGFMIDR, encoded by the coding sequence ATGCGCACATTATTTATCGGGTTCTCAGCTTTATTGATCTCTTTGCCACTATGGGCTCAAGAGCCCACCCCTGAGGCCGCTGCTCCCCCGCCGCCACCGGTTACCGCTGCGGCTGGCACAGAGACTCTGTTAGACCAGCAAGTGGCTGACAATGAAAAAGTCTGGCTGCCTGTGGCAGGCTCCTCGCAACTGGCTTTTTACCTGAATGAAACCAGCGGCAAGGCCCATGGCGGTGTCATTCTGCTGCCAAAAACCGGACAACACCCCGCCACTAAAGGCAGTGATATCAATGCGTTTCGTATCGCACTCTCTGACAATCACTGGCATACCCTGGCACTCAATAGCAGCGAGGCCGATAAAGAGCAGGCCTTAGCGTTTATCACTGCCGGGGTTAATTACCTGAATCAACAGGGGGTTTACAATATTGCCATTCTTGGTGAGGGTACGGGGGCAGCCTATGCCCTGCACTATGCGGCCTCTATCAGCAATGTAAACCGGCCACGGGGCCAATTTGCCCCGATCAGGGCGGTGGTTATGATTAACGCTGAAAATAAACTAGCGGGGGATGATGCCAAAACACTGGAACAATTCACCCAGATCCGCATGCCCATACTCGACGCCTATTCCAATAGCGACTATCAAAAGCAGCGTCTGGCAGACCAGAGAAAACGTGCCGCCCGCAAAAAAATGAACCGGCTCTACCAGCAAATTCGATTGCCGCAGGCCAGTGGTGTGCAACAAAATGAAGATAACCGTATTACCAAGCGTATCCGTGGCTGGCTGGATAAAAACGTAGCGGGCTTTATGATCGACCGCTAA
- a CDS encoding DUF5989 family protein codes for MLDFLSDLFGFAKKHKKFWVIPIVLMLMLVSSLIIFAEGSAISPFIYTLF; via the coding sequence GTGTTAGACTTTTTATCTGATCTTTTCGGCTTTGCCAAAAAGCATAAAAAATTCTGGGTTATCCCTATTGTTTTGATGTTAATGCTGGTTAGCTCGCTGATTATTTTTGCCGAGGGCTCGGCTATCAGCCCTTTTATTTATACCTTGTTTTAA
- the rpe gene encoding ribulose-phosphate 3-epimerase produces MSDFLIAPSILSADFARLGEEVDAVLQAGADIVHFDVMDNHYVPNLTIGPMVCKALRDYGVTAPIDVHLMVSPVDGLIADFAKAGASYITFHPDASTHVDRSLAMIRDAGCKSGLVLNPAMGLEPLKYVMDKVDMILLMSVNPGFGGQKFIPATLDKLREVRQLIDASGHDIRLEIDGGVTADNIRDIAEAGADTFVAGSAIYNKPDYAAAIAAMREQLALVK; encoded by the coding sequence ATGAGTGATTTTCTTATAGCCCCCTCCATTCTGTCAGCAGACTTTGCCCGCCTGGGTGAAGAAGTTGATGCGGTATTACAGGCCGGTGCCGATATTGTGCACTTTGATGTGATGGATAACCACTATGTGCCCAACCTGACCATTGGGCCCATGGTCTGCAAAGCCCTGCGCGATTATGGCGTGACCGCGCCGATTGATGTCCACCTGATGGTCAGCCCCGTCGATGGTTTGATTGCTGACTTTGCCAAAGCGGGTGCCTCCTATATTACCTTTCATCCCGATGCCTCTACCCATGTGGATCGCTCACTGGCGATGATCCGCGATGCAGGCTGCAAATCCGGTTTGGTGCTTAACCCCGCAATGGGGCTTGAGCCATTAAAATATGTGATGGATAAAGTCGATATGATTTTATTAATGTCGGTAAACCCGGGTTTTGGCGGGCAGAAATTTATACCAGCCACCCTGGATAAACTGCGTGAAGTGCGTCAGCTGATTGATGCCAGTGGCCACGATATTCGTTTGGAAATTGATGGCGGTGTAACCGCAGATAATATTCGCGACATTGCAGAAGCTGGCGCCGATACCTTTGTTGCAGGTTCAGCTATTTACAATAAGCCTGATTACGCAGCAGCAATCGCCGCTATGCGTGAACAGCTTGCGCTTGTTAAATAG
- a CDS encoding aminoglycoside phosphotransferase family protein: protein MDTLEPAVDSRQYQLEQWLADQLGAQLTGVAAGSDAGFRRYFRYQHNGRSLIAMDAPPETEDCRPFIKVAAMLAESGVLVPEILAQDLEQGFLLLSDLGLQTYLDVMNSEGFSLSQADTYFADAISALIKFQLTSQPDQLPPYDEALLRRELSLFPEWYLQRHLGLTLDAELTNLLEQLFDQLINHIQPQHRVYVHRDYMPRNLMVNQGSGVGVLDFQDAVYGPISYDISCLFKDAFISWPEQKVSEWLSSYWSQAQQAGLPVPEQFADFQRDCDIMGAQRHLKVIGIFARICHRDGKPRYLADTTRFFKYLNTVAQRRPELPALKQLLALLETRIEGPL from the coding sequence TTGGATACCTTAGAGCCAGCAGTGGATAGTAGGCAGTATCAATTAGAACAGTGGTTGGCGGATCAGTTGGGCGCCCAGCTCACTGGCGTGGCGGCGGGTAGCGATGCCGGTTTCAGGCGCTATTTTCGCTACCAGCACAATGGCCGTTCGCTAATTGCCATGGACGCCCCCCCAGAGACAGAAGATTGTCGCCCCTTTATCAAGGTGGCCGCAATGCTGGCAGAGTCAGGGGTGCTGGTACCAGAGATACTGGCACAGGACTTGGAGCAGGGCTTTTTGCTACTGAGCGATCTGGGCTTGCAGACCTATCTGGATGTTATGAATAGCGAGGGTTTTAGCCTCAGCCAGGCCGATACGTATTTTGCGGATGCGATCAGTGCACTGATTAAGTTTCAGCTGACCAGTCAGCCCGATCAATTGCCTCCCTATGATGAGGCCTTGTTAAGGCGGGAGCTAAGCCTGTTCCCGGAATGGTATCTACAACGTCATCTGGGCCTGACGCTAGACGCTGAACTGACTAACTTGCTAGAGCAGTTATTTGACCAGTTAATTAACCATATACAGCCACAGCACCGGGTTTATGTTCACCGTGACTATATGCCCCGCAACCTGATGGTTAACCAAGGCAGCGGAGTGGGGGTATTGGATTTTCAAGATGCGGTTTACGGCCCGATCAGTTATGACATCAGTTGCTTGTTCAAAGATGCCTTTATCAGCTGGCCAGAGCAAAAAGTGAGTGAGTGGTTAAGTAGCTACTGGTCACAGGCGCAGCAGGCGGGTTTGCCGGTGCCGGAGCAGTTTGCCGATTTTCAGCGTGATTGCGATATTATGGGTGCCCAGCGGCACTTGAAAGTGATTGGCATCTTTGCCCGTATCTGCCATCGCGATGGCAAGCCCCGCTATCTGGCAGATACCACCCGTTTCTTTAAATATCTAAACACCGTCGCCCAGCGCAGGCCAGAATTACCCGCGTTGAAACAGCTGTTGGCGCTATTGGAAACCCGTATAGAAGGCCCACTATGA
- a CDS encoding peptidylprolyl isomerase — protein MKILIKLIATAASKGRRNRLAILAGSLFVVFGSLNATLASANNQLQLLDQVIAIVDDDVVMASELKERIQQVKVNIEKSGKSAPPMQEIQQEILDQLIIENIQLQMAMRAGVRISDAQLNDSMLRIAQQNRMNLLQFKEALESDGISYNATREQIRKEMLLQRVQQGNVNQRVQITDQEIANFLSSEEGQSMTAPEYRMLHTLIAIPGGADRATVAAAKAMADALYQRIDNGEAYEKVMSSYSQLKINDLGWRKAADLPSLISSLATTTTEGGTASPVQSASGFHLVKLLDKRGDGEVIPQTKARHILLKPSAIRNEAATEAEIKQLRQRIIDGEEFEDLAREFSEDIGSALEGGDLGWTSPGQLVGAFQDAMDSTQPGDISPAFKSQYGWHVLQVIERRDKDVTDDIRRNIARNHIHQRKYDDELQTWLQKIRDEAYVDFK, from the coding sequence ATGAAGATCTTGATTAAATTGATAGCCACTGCGGCCAGTAAAGGCCGCCGCAATCGTCTGGCCATACTGGCCGGTTCATTATTTGTGGTGTTTGGCAGCCTTAATGCCACACTGGCAAGTGCCAACAACCAACTGCAACTGCTCGACCAGGTTATCGCTATTGTGGATGACGACGTGGTGATGGCCAGCGAACTTAAAGAGCGCATCCAGCAGGTCAAAGTCAATATCGAAAAGAGCGGCAAGTCGGCGCCGCCCATGCAGGAAATCCAGCAAGAAATTCTTGACCAACTGATTATTGAAAATATTCAACTGCAAATGGCCATGCGCGCTGGCGTGCGTATTAGTGACGCCCAGCTTAACGATTCTATGCTGCGTATTGCCCAGCAAAACCGAATGAATTTATTGCAGTTTAAAGAAGCACTGGAAAGCGACGGTATCTCTTACAACGCCACCCGTGAACAGATTCGCAAAGAAATGTTATTGCAGCGGGTCCAACAGGGCAATGTTAACCAGCGCGTACAAATTACCGACCAGGAAATTGCCAACTTTCTATCTTCCGAAGAAGGCCAGTCAATGACAGCACCGGAATACCGGATGCTGCATACCCTGATTGCGATACCCGGAGGTGCGGACAGAGCAACCGTTGCCGCCGCTAAAGCAATGGCCGATGCGCTGTATCAGCGTATAGACAATGGGGAAGCTTACGAAAAAGTGATGTCCAGCTATAGCCAGCTCAAAATTAATGACCTGGGCTGGCGCAAAGCAGCAGACTTACCCAGCCTGATTTCAAGTCTGGCGACTACAACCACAGAAGGTGGTACTGCCAGCCCCGTGCAAAGCGCCAGCGGCTTTCACTTGGTAAAGCTGTTAGACAAACGCGGCGACGGTGAAGTTATCCCGCAAACCAAAGCCCGCCATATTTTATTAAAGCCTTCCGCTATTCGAAATGAAGCGGCTACGGAAGCTGAAATTAAACAGCTGCGGCAACGTATTATTGATGGCGAAGAATTTGAAGACCTGGCCCGGGAATTCTCTGAAGATATTGGTTCTGCGCTGGAAGGCGGTGATTTAGGCTGGACCAGCCCGGGACAATTAGTTGGCGCCTTTCAGGATGCCATGGACAGCACCCAACCTGGCGATATCAGCCCCGCATTTAAAAGCCAATACGGCTGGCATGTGCTGCAAGTCATTGAGCGTCGCGACAAAGATGTTACCGACGATATTCGTCGCAATATTGCCCGCAACCATATTCATCAGCGTAAATATGACGATGAACTGCAAACCTGGCTACAGAAAATTCGCGATGAAGCCTATGTAGATTTTAAATAA
- a CDS encoding SGNH/GDSL hydrolase family protein: MTQDKANKQSLLAITTVTISLIICAVLADTFLGWYKHKVASSSQMQPGLMRYHPQLGWTLSPSWQGSHQHHDFSVVYSTHIFGFRNGMDEQAFLPHKKTRPRVALVGDSFTFGFGVNDEETFHAQLSLADPDREYINLSVPGYSTDQQYLLIKNTATDFAIDHYVLVFYLGNDILDNPLPFPLQAPRGKPFFELHNNQLQLNNTPVPKQAKTAALQATTLDSIIFGNELAAYSSSLDYLRQSSELLRLIIPPSKTPDSAAIYSILERRLAAQETLLLALLKAIQQQTQHQQSALTLAILPGQSLIVSPNSYSAHFQDYVRIKSTGMAETLGIEVIDIAEQLAAQYQPGKRWFHPNEGHLTAEGHRKVAEIINSAMQQ, from the coding sequence ATGACCCAAGATAAAGCGAATAAACAATCGTTATTGGCGATCACCACCGTCACCATTAGCCTTATTATCTGTGCAGTCTTGGCCGACACTTTTTTGGGTTGGTATAAGCACAAGGTGGCCAGCAGTTCTCAAATGCAACCGGGCTTAATGCGCTATCACCCGCAATTAGGCTGGACACTATCACCCTCATGGCAGGGCAGCCATCAACACCACGATTTTTCCGTTGTCTATAGCACCCATATTTTTGGCTTTCGCAATGGTATGGACGAGCAAGCTTTTTTACCCCATAAAAAAACCAGGCCCAGGGTAGCGCTGGTGGGTGACAGTTTTACGTTTGGTTTTGGTGTTAATGACGAGGAAACTTTTCATGCACAGCTAAGTCTGGCTGATCCTGACCGGGAATATATTAACCTTAGCGTTCCCGGCTATAGTACTGACCAGCAATATTTATTAATAAAAAATACGGCAACGGATTTTGCCATCGACCATTATGTGCTGGTGTTTTATCTGGGTAACGATATTTTAGACAATCCACTCCCCTTTCCTCTGCAAGCCCCCAGAGGAAAACCTTTTTTTGAACTGCATAATAATCAGTTGCAACTCAATAATACGCCGGTTCCGAAACAAGCCAAAACCGCCGCACTGCAAGCAACAACGTTAGACTCGATTATCTTTGGCAATGAACTGGCAGCCTATTCAAGCTCGTTAGATTATCTTCGTCAATCCAGTGAATTGCTTCGACTGATTATTCCGCCCTCAAAAACGCCAGACAGCGCTGCGATTTATTCGATACTCGAACGTCGGTTGGCAGCGCAGGAAACCTTATTATTGGCGCTATTGAAGGCCATTCAGCAGCAAACTCAACACCAGCAAAGCGCCCTCACTCTGGCCATACTACCCGGGCAATCACTGATTGTTTCACCCAACTCTTACTCTGCCCATTTTCAGGACTATGTGAGAATTAAAAGCACAGGGATGGCTGAGACACTGGGGATTGAGGTGATTGATATTGCCGAACAATTAGCGGCGCAGTATCAACCGGGCAAGCGTTGGTTTCATCCAAATGAAGGGCATTTGACCGCTGAAGGACACCGCAAAGTTGCAGAGATCATCAATAGCGCTATGCAGCAATAA
- a CDS encoding carbamoyltransferase produces MKNKTILGISAFYHDSAAALIDNGVILAAAQEERFSRIKHDPAFPEQAIRFCLDQAGLSLQQVDAVVFYDKPFLTFDRLLETYLSFAPRGLSSFIRSMPIWLKEKLLLKPQLLKQLSALDNSEQLPRLLFTEHHQSHAASAFYPSPFQQAAVLCMDGVGEWATTSAWLGDGNKLTPLWQINFPHSLGLLYSAFTYFCGFKVNSGEYKLMGLAPYGKPVYQELIKEKLVDIKADGSFQLNLKYFDYCIGDKMTHKAFDQLFDGPPRVAESPITERELNLAASIQAVTEEIVLALANTIKQETGARYLCLAGGVALNCTANGKLAAAGIFDDVWVQPAAGDAGGAIGAALAAWHQYYDAPRTSDHKDGMAGTYLGPDYSSAEIKGFLDKHQIPYQPLDQQTLYTETARRLAEGNIIGWFQGRMEFGPRALGNRSILADPRKPEMQSKLNLKIKYRESFRPFAPSVLEEQADQYFHMSQPSPYMLISSPVKDTLRVAGSEQAMAEQNGLDKLSCQRSSIPAVTHIDYSARVQTVSKTSNPQYHQLLTCFEQLTGCATLINTSFNVRGEPIVCTPEDAWHCFIHTEMDYLLLGNFLLDKKDHTETPQPPQGFALD; encoded by the coding sequence ATGAAAAACAAAACTATTCTGGGGATATCGGCCTTTTACCACGACAGTGCCGCCGCCCTGATCGATAATGGCGTTATTCTGGCTGCGGCCCAGGAAGAGCGTTTTAGCCGTATCAAACACGACCCCGCCTTCCCTGAGCAGGCTATTCGGTTTTGCCTGGACCAGGCCGGCCTAAGCCTGCAACAAGTGGATGCCGTGGTCTTCTATGATAAGCCCTTTCTCACCTTTGACCGGCTGTTAGAAACGTATCTAAGTTTTGCCCCAAGAGGGTTGAGTTCCTTTATTCGCAGTATGCCGATCTGGTTAAAAGAGAAGTTGCTGCTAAAGCCCCAATTGCTCAAGCAACTCTCAGCGCTTGATAACAGCGAACAGCTGCCACGCCTTTTATTTACTGAGCACCACCAGTCCCATGCGGCTTCGGCTTTTTATCCCAGCCCCTTTCAGCAAGCGGCCGTGTTATGTATGGATGGCGTAGGCGAATGGGCCACTACCTCGGCATGGTTGGGGGACGGCAATAAACTGACACCACTCTGGCAAATCAATTTCCCCCATTCGCTGGGTTTGCTGTATTCCGCGTTTACGTATTTTTGCGGCTTTAAGGTTAACTCTGGCGAGTATAAGTTGATGGGGCTGGCGCCCTATGGCAAGCCGGTGTATCAAGAACTGATCAAAGAAAAGCTGGTAGATATTAAAGCGGATGGCAGTTTCCAACTGAACCTGAAGTACTTTGATTATTGTATTGGCGACAAAATGACCCATAAGGCCTTTGACCAGCTATTTGATGGGCCACCTCGGGTCGCCGAATCACCCATCACGGAGCGCGAACTGAATTTAGCCGCATCGATACAGGCGGTAACGGAAGAGATTGTACTGGCACTGGCAAACACTATTAAGCAGGAAACCGGCGCCCGCTATTTATGTTTGGCTGGCGGTGTAGCCCTAAACTGCACTGCCAATGGCAAACTGGCGGCCGCGGGAATATTTGACGACGTATGGGTGCAACCTGCCGCGGGGGATGCCGGTGGCGCCATCGGCGCAGCGCTGGCGGCATGGCATCAATATTATGATGCACCTCGCACCAGTGATCACAAGGACGGTATGGCGGGCACTTACCTTGGCCCGGATTATTCCTCAGCGGAGATTAAGGGCTTTCTGGACAAGCATCAGATCCCTTATCAACCACTCGATCAGCAAACGCTTTATACAGAGACCGCCAGACGTTTAGCTGAGGGCAATATTATCGGCTGGTTTCAGGGCCGGATGGAGTTTGGCCCCAGAGCCTTAGGCAACCGCTCTATTCTTGCCGACCCAAGAAAACCGGAGATGCAGAGCAAACTGAATTTAAAGATAAAGTACCGGGAGTCTTTTCGCCCCTTTGCCCCCTCTGTACTGGAAGAACAAGCAGATCAGTATTTTCATATGTCGCAACCCAGCCCTTATATGTTGATAAGCAGCCCGGTCAAAGACACGCTGAGAGTTGCTGGCAGCGAACAGGCGATGGCAGAGCAAAACGGTCTGGACAAATTAAGCTGCCAGCGTTCAAGCATCCCTGCGGTCACCCATATTGACTATTCCGCGCGGGTACAGACGGTTAGTAAAACCAGCAACCCCCAATACCATCAACTATTAACCTGCTTTGAACAATTAACCGGCTGTGCCACGTTGATCAACACCTCCTTTAATGTGCGAGGAGAACCGATTGTCTGCACCCCCGAGGATGCCTGGCACTGTTTTATCCATACCGAGATGGATTATTTATTGCTGGGAAACTTTTTACTCGATAAAAAAGACCACACTGAAACCCCCCAACCCCCTCAAGGCTTTGCATTGGATTAA
- the pdxA gene encoding 4-hydroxythreonine-4-phosphate dehydrogenase PdxA: MTILRIALTPGEPAGIGPDLIIQLAQSEHSAELVVIADPELLLQRAEQLKLPLTIRSFDPSLAPQLNTAGEISVLPIKLAQPCVTGTLNTENAHYVLATLDAAINGCMDNTFAAMVTAPVNKAVINDAGISFSGHTEYLEEKTQTEQVVMMLATEGLRVALVTTHLPLLAVPQHITAAKVETITRILHRDLQQHFGLQQPEITVLGLNPHAGEGGHMGREEIDEIIPCMEKLNAEGMHLTGPLPADTAFTEKHLQHCDAVLAMYHDQGLPTLKYKGFGNAVNITLGLPIIRTSVDHGTALDLAGSGKADMGSLKTALSYAISMAQHRSSTTTEH; encoded by the coding sequence ATGACGATATTACGAATAGCTTTAACTCCCGGCGAACCTGCGGGCATTGGCCCAGACCTGATTATCCAACTGGCACAAAGCGAGCACAGCGCTGAACTTGTTGTCATCGCCGACCCTGAACTTTTGCTGCAACGCGCCGAACAACTCAAACTACCGTTAACGATTCGCAGCTTTGACCCATCCCTTGCCCCACAGCTTAATACCGCCGGGGAAATAAGCGTACTACCGATTAAACTTGCACAGCCATGCGTCACCGGCACATTAAATACTGAAAATGCTCATTATGTTTTAGCCACATTGGATGCCGCTATTAATGGCTGTATGGATAATACCTTTGCCGCCATGGTCACTGCCCCTGTCAATAAGGCGGTAATAAATGATGCTGGCATTAGCTTTAGTGGCCATACCGAATATCTGGAAGAAAAAACCCAGACCGAACAGGTCGTGATGATGCTGGCCACCGAAGGGCTGCGGGTTGCTCTGGTAACCACCCACCTGCCCTTGCTGGCAGTGCCCCAACATATTACTGCCGCAAAAGTGGAAACCATTACTCGAATTTTACATCGTGACCTGCAACAGCATTTTGGTTTGCAACAACCTGAAATTACCGTGCTGGGCTTAAACCCCCATGCGGGCGAAGGCGGCCATATGGGGCGTGAAGAAATAGATGAAATTATTCCCTGTATGGAAAAGCTAAACGCCGAAGGTATGCACCTAACCGGGCCGCTGCCCGCCGATACCGCCTTTACTGAAAAACATCTACAGCATTGTGACGCGGTGCTGGCGATGTATCACGACCAGGGTTTGCCGACATTAAAATATAAAGGCTTTGGCAATGCGGTAAATATTACTCTGGGCTTACCCATTATTCGTACCTCCGTCGATCACGGTACAGCACTGGATTTAGCCGGC
- the murU gene encoding N-acetylmuramate alpha-1-phosphate uridylyltransferase MurU: protein MKAMILAAGLGKRMRPLTDNTPKPLLPCAGKPLIVYHIEALVAVGVTEIVINHAYLGEQIEACLGDGSAFGASIRYSPEKEPMNTGAGIANALPLLGDEPFILTNGDVWSDYDYGQLINKSIELAHLVMVSNPEHNPQGDFSLMQNGRLLPDRESADGVALTYSGISVLHPKLFAFCPRGPFPLRQPLIEAMKEQQVTAEHHQGAWTDVGTPERLEILEQQILSNR from the coding sequence ATGAAAGCGATGATATTGGCTGCCGGTCTCGGCAAGCGGATGCGACCTTTAACGGATAATACCCCTAAACCCTTATTGCCCTGCGCGGGCAAACCACTGATTGTTTACCATATTGAAGCATTGGTCGCGGTGGGAGTTACCGAGATAGTGATCAATCATGCCTATCTGGGTGAGCAGATTGAGGCTTGCCTCGGGGACGGCTCAGCTTTTGGGGCCAGCATTCGTTATTCGCCGGAAAAAGAGCCGATGAATACGGGGGCAGGTATTGCCAATGCGCTGCCCTTATTGGGGGATGAGCCCTTTATTTTGACCAATGGTGATGTCTGGTCAGATTACGATTACGGCCAGCTGATCAATAAGTCTATAGAGTTGGCCCACTTAGTCATGGTATCCAACCCCGAACATAATCCGCAGGGAGATTTTTCTTTAATGCAAAATGGTCGCCTGCTGCCTGACCGGGAGAGTGCTGATGGCGTTGCCCTGACCTATTCTGGCATCAGTGTTTTACACCCCAAGCTCTTTGCTTTCTGCCCCAGGGGGCCGTTCCCGCTGCGCCAGCCATTAATTGAGGCCATGAAAGAGCAGCAGGTGACTGCCGAGCATCATCAGGGTGCCTGGACCGATGTGGGTACGCCTGAGCGCTTGGAGATATTAGAACAGCAAATATTGTCCAATCGTTAG